The following are from one region of the Stanieria sp. NIES-3757 genome:
- a CDS encoding DNA repair protein RecO, with the protein MNQTYKATGINLKGMPLGETDRLVTILTAEFGLISAIAPGARKYKSRLRGRSELFVINELLIVKGRSLDKIIQADTIYTYPGLSQELGKLTAAQYLAELVLSLALSEQSQLELYELLKEHLRRIEQINNQLNIYAYLAQAVFHFLALAGIAPQVYTCCLSQKLLLPNFVHSNWQVGFSFLSGGIVDLSLLNLPQQNGSTKSNNFNIIAQKYHNNNYFTHPINYKINGLELNIIQNLSGENLPAPESINYPNFSVDSLNLAWIRIERILREYAEYHLGNSIRSAKLIDELYLVEF; encoded by the coding sequence ATGAATCAAACCTATAAAGCAACGGGAATCAATCTAAAAGGAATGCCACTAGGGGAAACAGACCGCTTAGTGACAATTTTAACTGCTGAATTTGGTTTAATTAGTGCGATCGCTCCTGGGGCAAGAAAATATAAATCTCGCTTAAGAGGTAGAAGTGAGTTATTTGTAATTAATGAATTACTAATAGTTAAAGGACGATCTTTAGATAAGATCATTCAAGCAGACACAATTTATACTTATCCAGGTTTAAGTCAGGAACTGGGAAAATTAACTGCTGCCCAATATTTAGCAGAATTAGTTCTGAGTTTAGCTTTAAGCGAACAGTCTCAACTCGAATTATACGAACTACTCAAAGAACATTTACGCAGAATCGAACAAATAAACAATCAATTAAATATTTATGCTTACCTAGCTCAAGCAGTATTTCATTTTTTAGCACTAGCAGGAATTGCTCCTCAAGTTTATACTTGTTGTCTAAGTCAAAAGTTGCTTTTACCCAATTTTGTTCATTCTAATTGGCAAGTTGGTTTTAGTTTTTTGAGTGGTGGAATTGTCGATTTGTCTCTTTTAAATTTGCCTCAACAAAACGGCTCAACCAAATCTAATAATTTTAATATTATTGCTCAAAAATATCATAATAATAATTATTTTACTCACCCAATTAACTATAAAATAAATGGATTAGAATTAAATATAATTCAGAACCTAAGTGGTGAAAATTTACCAGCTCCAGAATCAATTAATTATCCTAATTTTTCAGTTGATTCTCTTAATTTGGCTTGGATTAGAATCGAGCGAATTTTGAGAGAATACGCTGAATATCATTTGGGTAATTCTATACGTTCTGCTAAATTAATAGATGAATTATATCTAGTAGAATTTTAA
- a CDS encoding glycosyl transferase group 1, with product MHIAWLGKKSPFCGNVTYGREITNSLLDRGHQVSFLHFAQEESQQESWPNCPEVFLPFIYKSQVYTIPTLKSSKVLMRSLKELRPDLVHASLTLSPLDFLLPEICEELNLPLVATFHPAFDSKIRNLKSSTQYLTYQLYAPFLARYDCVIVFSEIQKDMLIKLGVPDKRVAVIPNGVDEQKYSPGYSNLKYQLKTKHLFLYQGRIATEKNVEALLKAWKYCPMGEDCKLLIVGDGPLRASLQPAYGEEYNIVWFGFVPEEERRIDILRAADVFILPSLVEGLSLSLLEAMSCAIASIATDAGADGEVLSGGAGIVIDTQGVTTQLKTLLPLFRDHPEMTNLLGQKGRQRVLAKYTLSQNLTRLEHLYAEVLEKREFQLI from the coding sequence ATGCATATCGCTTGGTTGGGAAAAAAATCGCCATTTTGTGGCAACGTCACTTATGGTCGAGAAATAACAAACTCACTACTAGACCGAGGTCATCAGGTCAGTTTCCTGCACTTCGCTCAAGAAGAAAGTCAACAAGAAAGCTGGCCCAATTGTCCAGAAGTGTTTTTACCGTTTATTTATAAATCACAGGTTTATACCATTCCTACACTCAAATCGAGTAAAGTTTTAATGCGATCGCTCAAAGAACTAAGACCAGATTTAGTTCATGCTTCTTTGACTCTTTCGCCTCTGGATTTTTTATTACCAGAAATTTGTGAAGAACTTAACTTACCTTTAGTAGCGACTTTTCATCCCGCCTTTGATAGCAAAATTCGCAACCTCAAATCTAGTACTCAATATCTTACTTATCAACTTTATGCCCCGTTTTTAGCCCGCTACGATTGCGTAATAGTTTTTTCTGAGATTCAAAAAGATATGTTGATTAAATTAGGAGTACCAGACAAACGAGTAGCTGTAATTCCCAATGGGGTAGACGAACAAAAATATTCTCCTGGTTATTCTAATCTTAAGTACCAACTAAAGACCAAACATCTTTTTTTATATCAGGGGCGGATCGCAACCGAAAAAAACGTCGAAGCCCTCCTTAAAGCTTGGAAATACTGTCCGATGGGAGAGGATTGTAAATTATTAATTGTGGGCGATGGCCCTCTAAGAGCTTCTCTTCAACCTGCTTATGGCGAAGAATATAATATTGTTTGGTTTGGTTTTGTTCCGGAAGAAGAACGTCGCATTGATATCCTTCGGGCTGCGGATGTTTTTATTCTGCCCTCTTTGGTAGAAGGCTTATCTCTTTCTCTACTAGAAGCCATGTCTTGCGCGATCGCATCTATCGCTACTGATGCAGGGGCTGATGGCGAAGTTTTAAGTGGTGGTGCAGGGATTGTGATTGACACTCAAGGAGTAACTACCCAATTAAAAACGCTTCTGCCTCTGTTTCGAGATCATCCTGAAATGACTAATTTATTGGGACAAAAGGGTAGACAACGAGTTTTAGCTAAATATACCCTTAGTCAAAATTTAACTAGGCTAGAACATCTTTATGCGGAGGTTTTAGAAAAAAGAGAGTTTCAGCTAATCTAA